One Thermodesulfobacteriota bacterium genomic window, AAAATGAACGGGAAACTCTCATTTGCTGTGGTATAAAAAAGGGGGGAAGGTCACCGTAACCGGCTGTAAATTATGAATTTACCATTTAGCTGGCTATAAATATTACGCAATCGCTTGTATTTTGGGGTGGAATCGGCCCGCCGCCGGGGCCGAAGGCACGCGAATGGCGCAAAGCGCCCGGGCGGCCCGGAGGGACGGAACGAAGGATATGATTACCCGGCCGACGACTTATTTTCTGCCTTTTGCCCCGCTCATGAAGTCCTGAAAGAGCGATGAGGTGGATTTAAGCTGGTCCATCCAGTTGTCCTGTATGGACTGCATGGTCTTCATGTAATCCATGAACTGGTTTCCTGGGAAGGCCCCGCCGAAGTTATAACGGGCGGGTTCCGTCGACATCATCCGGAGCATCTGCTTTGTGGTGTCCATGATATTTTCCATGAGGGCCTTCTGGAGCTCGATGGATTCGAGGAAGAGCTTTTGCCGGTATTCGAGCGCAGGCTCGGACATTTCATGCGCCTTCTTCTGGCTCTCGAGTATGGGCTTGAACATCTTTTCTATTTCTTTTCCCTGGTTTTCCAGGATACTGAGGAATTCGTTGAAGGGGTTATCTTTTCCGGCCATTGCACGCCTCCCTGAGCATAGTCAATTACTATTATAATTCGGGGGATATTTTGTCAACCGGGCGCCGGGCCCGGGGATCGAGAGACGGGCGTAACCAGTATATGTATATATTATATATAAGGAAGGGCGGTCTTGCCGCCCTTCCCCGGGGAAGTTGTCCACGTTACGTTGCGGCCGTTTCACGGTCCGCCGTACGAAGCTTATCCTTCGAGTATGAAGGTTATCCTGACGTGAGCCCTGTACTCGGATATCTTGCCGTCGTCGCCTATGGCAGCGTTCATTTTGGTGACTTCGATTCCGGTAAGGCCCCGGAGGGTCTTGTTAGCCCTATCGAGCGCGTTCTTCACTGCGTCTTCCCAGGACTTCTGGGACGATCCGATTATCTCCGTGATTCTTGCGACAGCCATAATCAATACCTCCTTGTGTGGTTTTCACGCCTATTACTACTATAATAAAAATCCAAAAATAAAGTCAAGGTAAATTTGGCCCGCGGAGGGCCCTTTCCTTACACAAAATTTATAATCATGCTATAATGATTTCCACGAAAAATCCGGGGGCCGGGGAACGGATAATTTTGCAGCGTCAAGGAGGGTTACATGCCTATCGATTTTGAATTTACCGAAGAGCAGCAGATGTTCAGGGATACCATCAGGGACTTCGGTGAAAATGAAATAATGCCGCTCGTGGAAGAGGCGGAAAAGAACGAAAAATTCCCGAAACACATATTCCCCAAGCTGGGCGAGATGGGGTTTTTAGGCATCTCGTTCCCCGAGGAGTACGGCGGCGTCGGACTGGACAAAATAACGGAATGCATATTCGCAGAGGAGATGGGGAGGATAAACGCGGGCATCGCCATGTGCATAAACGCCCACACGAGCCTTTCGTGCGTGCCGGTATACAAATTCGGAACGGACGCGCAGAAAGAGAAATACCTTCTGCCCGGGGTCGAGGGGAAGGTAATCGGGGCGCTCGGGCTTACCGAGCCCGACGCGGGCTCGGACGCGCGCAGCATACGCTGTACCGCCGTCAAGAAGGACGGCCGGTACGTGCTCAACGGCGTAAAGACGTGGATAACGAACGGGACGATGGCGGAGTTCGTAATCGTCGCGGCCTACACGGACAAGACAAAGAAAGGCACGGGCATCAGCCTCTTTATAGTGGACGCCGACGCGCCGGGTTTTACCGAAAAGAACAAGATACACAAGCTCGGGCACCGCTCGGCCGACACGGCGGAGCTCGTGTTCGAGAATTGCGAAGTGCCCGAGGAGAACCTCCTCGTGGGGGAAGGCGGCTTTAACGGCGCGATGGCCACGCTACTCGGCGCGAGGATCACGCACGCGGCCAAGTCGGTCGGGCTTTCGCAGGCCGCCTTCGAGTTCGCGCTCCGGTATTCCAAGGAGCGCGAGGCTTTCGGCAGGCAGATATCGAAGTTCCAGGCAATAAGCTTCAAGCTGGCCGAGATGGCCGTGAAGATAGAGACGGCCAGGCTCCTCGTCTACAAGGCGGCGTGGCATTACGGCCGCGACGACAAGGAATCGCTCCAGACGGCTTCGATGGCCAAGCTATATGCCGCAGAGGTCGTGCAGTGGGTGGCGACGGAGGCCGTGCAGGTGCTCGGAGGATACGGGTACGGCGTCGAGTTCCCCGTGGAGAGATACTACAGGGACGCCAAGCTGGCTTCGATAACGGAGGGCACTTCCGAGATACAGCACGTCGTCATAGCGAGAGAGCTCGGAATCTAGGCGATTTCGCACAATAATATATAGAATGAGACCGGACGGTCGGTGGGGCGCCCTGCCCCGCCGATCTTTCCTTCCCGCTGTTTAATCCCCGATAAAGCGCGATTGCCGGCTTCGCAGCCGATACAAGAAGGTCGATAGAAGCCGCCTTATCCGTCTGGACCTCGATACGTACGTCCCATCGTCAAGGCACAAAAAAAGCGGAGAGCACCTTTCGATGCTCCCCGCCGTTATTATCGATGAATCGCTATCGGGTTTCCGATAGTGCCGCGAAGGGCGCCTACTTCCAGGGGGCCGTCATTTCGTCCTTGGTCGGGTCCTGGAACTTCAGCCACTTCGAGGAATCGTAGTGGGCCGAAGCGTAGCAAAGGATAGCCGTCGTGGCTATGAGCTGCTCCGCCGTGGTCTTCGTCAACTCGGCCCTTTTCTTGATTATGTTCAGTATCGGATCCGGTATCTGAATAGTGACTTCTGCCATTTTAAAAACCTCCTTGGTTTTCTTACCTTAGTCGGCGTCGCCGATGCCCTTCTCTTTCCTGTACTGGTCGAGGACTTCCCTCTTGACCGTCGGAACGAGCTTGAAGTCGCCTTCCGTCGCACCAGCCGCGGAAGCCTTGACTTCCTCGGGGCTGAGCGGCTCTACCTTCTTGTCGACCGCGTTTACGGGGTCGGTAAGCTGCGATGGGGTGAGCTTCCAGTCGGTGAGGGATTCTTCGCCGAGTCCGAACCTGATCGTGAGCTTGTTGATCTCTTCGAGCCTTCCCGGCTTCGGCCCCGGCTCCTGGATCATCTTGAGCTCTTTAAGAAGCTCTACGGTCTTCGGGTCCCTTTCGAAGGGCTGTCCGACCTTGCCCTTGTAGAACATGGTTTCGAACGGGGGGCGTCCCCTGGTGCCGCCGCCGTCGAGGCTCTCGGACGGATAACCTACGGTCATCAGCCAGCAGAATACATATGACGGGGGAAGATTGAATTTGTCCTTAACGTTACGCCTTGCGCCGCCGCTTGCACCGTTGAGGCAGCAGCCGAGCCCGAGGGACGTAGCAGTGAGGATCGAGTTCTGTATTGCGTTACCGAGGTCGATGCAAGCGAGTCTGTGAAGAACGAAATCCGGCAGAATCGCGGGGAGCGGGAAGAGCCTGTTTACGCGCTCGTATTCCCAGCCGTGGGCTTTGTCGAGAGCACCCGTCCTCATGAGGTCGTGGAGCTGCTGTCCCTGCGTATCGTACGCCGACAGATCATAACACCAGAAAACAAGTATCGGAGCCATCTGCGTGGTGATCTGGCTCCAGTCGGAGATGAATTCCCAAATCTCCGGGTCTTCGTCCCTGTAAACGACGATAGCCCTCTGCCCGTTGAAGTTACCGGCAGAAGGGGCAATCCTCGAAGCCTCGAGCATCGCCTGTATTTTCCATCTTTCGACGGGTTTATTCGGTTCGTACCACCTGATTGACCTCCTTAGACCTATAGATTCGAACGTATTTAACGGATGTACGTCGCCGGCCTGTGGGAGATCGTCACTTATTAGTTGACTCATTTCGGCCTCCTGTGTCCTATGTATTTGGTTTCTTACCAGACAATGAACCATATTATTATTTCCGAAAAAAAAAGTCAAGTAATTCGCACTTTAAACGTTGTTTTCGAGTTAAAAAATACGTCCCTTCCGCCGGCCCCCGAAACGCAGGGTGCAGGACGGGCGCCGGGGCGGCGGCAAGCGCACCCGGAAAGGAGATTCCGAAAGCCCCCGAGAGGCGGGATATATTTGCCGAGGCCGGGTTGAAAACCGGCTAACCGATTACTATTATTAGGATAACGGCTCTTAATTTTCAGCCGCAAATCCAACCGTGGAGACCAAATAACCTATGAAATTCGACAAGTTAACCATCAAGGCGCAGGAGGCGATTTCGGAAGCGCAGGCCCTTGCGCGTGAAAACAGCAACCAGGTGATCGACATTCCGCACGTTCTGGAAACCCTTTTGGCCGAGGGCAGCATACCGTCGCAGATACTCGGCAAGCTCGGCGTAAACGTGAACACGCTGAGGGAGATCGCGAGGAGAGAGGTCGGCAGGCTGCCGAAGGTGCAGGGAGAGGACGACCAGGTTTATCTCAGCCGCGAGCTCAGCAAGGCGTTCAACACGGCCGAAAAGGAGGCCAAGTCGCTCGGGGACGAATACACGAGCACGGAGCACCTATTTCTGGGGATAGTCGCCGACGCGACGGGCGAGCTCAGGAACGAATTCAAACGGCTCGGCGTAACGCGGGACAGCGTGCTGAACGCCATGAAGGAAGTGAGGGGCGGCCAGAACGTCACCAGCCAGTCGCCCGAGGACACGCTCCAGTCGCTGAAGCAGTACGGCCGCGACTTCACCGAGCTCGCGCGCGAGGGGAAGATCGACCCCGTCATCGGGAGGGACGAGGAAATAAGGCGCGTAATACAGGTTCTGTCCCGTAGGACGAAGAATAACCCCGTCCTCATCGGCGAGCCGGGCGTCGGCAAGACGGCGATAGTCGAGGGGCTCGCCCAGAGGATAGTGAACGGGGACGTCCCCGAGGGACTCAAGAATAAAAAGCTCATAGCGCTCGACATCGGGGCGCTTATAGCCGGCGCAAAGTATAGGGGACAGTTCGAGGAGAGACTTAAAGCTGTACTTAAGGAAGTCACCGAATCCGCCGGCCAGATAATACTTTTTATCGA contains:
- a CDS encoding dodecin family protein, with the translated sequence MAVARITEIIGSSQKSWEDAVKNALDRANKTLRGLTGIEVTKMNAAIGDDGKISEYRAHVRITFILEG
- a CDS encoding acyl-CoA dehydrogenase family protein, producing the protein MDFEFTEEQQMFRDTIRDFGENEIMPLVEEAEKNEKFPKHIFPKLGEMGFLGISFPEEYGGVGLDKITECIFAEEMGRINAGIAMCINAHTSLSCVPVYKFGTDAQKEKYLLPGVEGKVIGALGLTEPDAGSDARSIRCTAVKKDGRYVLNGVKTWITNGTMAEFVIVAAYTDKTKKGTGISLFIVDADAPGFTEKNKIHKLGHRSADTAELVFENCEVPEENLLVGEGGFNGAMATLLGARITHAAKSVGLSQAAFEFALRYSKEREAFGRQISKFQAISFKLAEMAVKIETARLLVYKAAWHYGRDDKESLQTASMAKLYAAEVVQWVATEAVQVLGGYGYGVEFPVERYYRDAKLASITEGTSEIQHVVIARELGI
- a CDS encoding nitroreductase family protein translates to MSQLISDDLPQAGDVHPLNTFESIGLRRSIRWYEPNKPVERWKIQAMLEASRIAPSAGNFNGQRAIVVYRDEDPEIWEFISDWSQITTQMAPILVFWCYDLSAYDTQGQQLHDLMRTGALDKAHGWEYERVNRLFPLPAILPDFVLHRLACIDLGNAIQNSILTATSLGLGCCLNGASGGARRNVKDKFNLPPSYVFCWLMTVGYPSESLDGGGTRGRPPFETMFYKGKVGQPFERDPKTVELLKELKMIQEPGPKPGRLEEINKLTIRFGLGEESLTDWKLTPSQLTDPVNAVDKKVEPLSPEEVKASAAGATEGDFKLVPTVKREVLDQYRKEKGIGDAD